The following proteins are encoded in a genomic region of Ostrea edulis chromosome 7, xbOstEdul1.1, whole genome shotgun sequence:
- the LOC130047839 gene encoding uncharacterized protein LOC130047839, producing the protein MDPRHSAQDVVRCDLCATAIVQMYCDFCHVNLCIACIGKHVADDYQKHIVVPFQNRKSTLIYPKCSTHQTEKCQFHCKECDKFVCSFCNDNLLSSDEHKGHTFLILSEIYNRKRAGITKDSEEIEKVISPTYEEMVTDLETQITNLDGEYVKFTTVVTKHGEEWHKKIDNVINKMKNEIEEMKTKHQEILKKHLDEIKQIQSLIEQSLITLKEMEESNEVSVTMEYRSQNKEFRKLPPKVRVSLPIFSPNTIDSEQFYKSLGSLIPLSFTTDDNGYTLKKAETSPKELMDEPELVTTINTGYAYLRNVTCLSEEEFWTSTQVSDMKCFNVQGTVINTIKTKSGERPNDIAVTSDGDLVYSDWKTKTVNQVKSGQTEEVIRLQGWIPSNLCVTSSGDLLVTMYSVDKTQSKVVRYSGSTGKQTIQYDDEGKPLYSGNIKIKYISENRNLDICVADCRAGAVVVVNQSGKLRFRYIDHSSSTKNEAFKPFGITTDSQSQILTADSNNHCIHILDQNGQFLRYIDNCDLKDPYGLCVDKSDNLFVAECVSGNVKKIKYLQ; encoded by the coding sequence ATGGACCCCCGCCACAGTGCCCAAGATGTCGTCCGATGTGACCTTTGTGCGACAGCTATAGTACAGATGTACTGTGATTTCTGCCACGTCAATTTATGCATTGCCTGTATTGGAAAACACGTTGCTGATGACTATCAAAAACACATAGTGGTACCATTCCAAAATCGAAAATCAACTTTGATTTATCCAAAGTGTAGTACACATCAAACTgaaaaatgtcaatttcattgCAAGGAATGTGACAAGTTTGTCTGTTCCTTTTGTAATGATAACTTGTTGTCCTCTGATGAACATAAGGGTCATACATTTTTAATTCTTTCCGAAATCTACAACAGAAAAAGAGCAGGCATTACAAAAGATTCAGAGGAGATAGAAAAGGTTATTTCTCCaacatatgaagaaatggtCACAGATTTAGAAACTCAAATAACTAACTTGGATGGAGaatatgtgaaattcacaacaGTAGTTACAAAACATGGAGAGGAATGGCacaaaaaaattgacaatgtcatcaacaaaatgaaaaatgaaatagaagagATGAAAACCAAACACCAGGAAATTCTTAAGAAACATTTGGATGAAATTAAGCAGATACAGTCCCTTATTGAGCAATCACTGATTACTCTGAAGGAAATGGAGGAATCCAATGAAGTGTCTGTGACCATGGAATACAGATCCCAAAACAAAGAATTCAGAAAACTTCCTCCCAAAGTCCGAGTTTCACTGCCTATATTTAGTCCAAACACGATAGACAGTGAACAGTTTTACAAGTCACTGGGATCTTTGATACCATTATCATTTACAACAGATGACAATGGCTATACACTGAAGAAAGCAGAAACCTCGCCCAAAGAACTGATGGATGAACCAGAGCTTGTCACTACAATAAATACTGGGTATGCATATCTCCGCAATGTTACCTGTCTGAGTGAAGAAGAATTCTGGACAAGTACACAAGTCAGTGATATGAAATGCTTTAATGTTCAAGGTACAGTCATCAatacaatcaaaacaaaatcagGGGAACGGCCAAATGATATAGCAGTGACAAGTGATGGTGATCTAGTGTACTCTGATTGGAAAACAAAGACTGTGAATCAAGTGAAGAGTGGACAGACAGAGGAGGTGATCAGACTACAGGGCTGGATACCCAGCAATCTCTGTGTCACCTCCTCTggtgatctcctggttaccatgtaCAGTGTTGATAAAACACAATCCAAAGTTGTCCGTTACTCAGGTTCCACAGGGAAACAAACAATCCAGTATGATGATGAGGGTAAGCCTCTATATTCAGGAAATATTAAGATTAAATACATCAGTGAGAACAgaaacctggatatctgtgtggctgactgtAGAGCtggtgcagtagtggtggtcaatcagtcaggaaaactccgatttagatacattGATCATTCTTCTTCTACCAAAAATGAAGCATTCAAACCCTTTGGAATCACAACAGACAGTCAGAGTCAGATCTTGACAGCAGACAGTAATAACCACTGCATCCACATCCTGGACCAGAATGGACAGTTCCTCCGCTATATAGATAACTGTGATCTGAAGGACCCAtacggtttatgtgtggacaaaAGTGACAACTTGTTTGTTGCTGAGTGTGTTAGTGGAAAtgtgaagaaaatcaaatatctACAATAA